Proteins from one Ficedula albicollis isolate OC2 chromosome 3, FicAlb1.5, whole genome shotgun sequence genomic window:
- the LOC101806282 gene encoding protein FAM179A-like, translating to MDPEVDEVTRVLLRMVWNSPEFVEKAASQTLGIMVENVTPARAMTALLDSGVQPDWLHSCPEVYPVHSHVHLPTKFFHLVQKSSFLQAQEEAATCSKSD from the exons ATGGACCCTGAGGTGGATGAGGTGACTCGGGTCCTTCTCCGGATGGTGTGGAACTCCCCAGAGTTTGTTGAGAAAGCAGCCAGTCAGACCCTGGGGATCATGGTGGAGAACGTGACTCCTGCACGAGCAATGACTGCTCTCCTGGACAGTGGAGTCCA ACCTGATTGGCTCCACTCTTGCCCAGAAGTTTATCCTGTACATTCCCATGTGCATTTACCCACAAAGTTCTTTCATCTGGTCCAGAAGAGCTCTTTCCTCCAAGCTCAGGAAGAAGCTGCCACCTGCTCAAAAAGTGATTGA
- the LOC107603478 gene encoding protein FAM179A-like, translated as MAGASPGAAALRPDPLLTVTSPAAPGAQRREELLRGHGHKDTACPDPQQALLQALSSLGSDDWEKKEKGLVSLKHLAGSHSEVLRSKLRDICLAVTSEEHMTLLSL; from the exons ATGGCGGGTGCCTCGCCCGGGGCCGCAGCGCTCAGGCCTGACCCTCTCCTCACAGTGACCTCGCCGGCGGCCCCCGGTGCCCAGCGCCGAGAGGAGCTGCTCCGTGGGCACGGGCACAAGGACACGGCCTGTCCTGACCCACagcaggccctgctccaggcactctCCTCGCTCGGCAGCGATGACTG ggagaagaaggagaagggacTTGTCAGCCTCAAACACCTGGCTGGGTCCCATTCAGAAGTCCTGCGCTCAAAACTTCGTGACATTTGCTTGGCAGTTACCAGCGAG GAGCACATGACTCTTTTATCCTTATGA